A portion of the Paenibacillus marchantiae genome contains these proteins:
- a CDS encoding dipeptidase: MKEQTYFQENREKHLAELNEWLSIPSISAISAHKEDINRAAQWAADALTRAGMENVEVIPTAGHPIVYADHLHAPGKPTALIYGHYDVQPVDPLNLWETPPFEPTVRDGKLFARGATDDKGQIFIHIKAVEALLAENKELPVNVKFCIEGEEEISSPNLPIYLNDNTDKLRADMVLISDTSLLEKGKPAISTGLRGLCSLEVDLNTANTDLHSGSFGGGVPNALHALVSLLASLHDEQGRVSVDGFYDGVLPLSPEMREEFVKQGFNEEQLRQDLGLEQLYGEEGYSFVERIGARPTLELNGVWGGFQGEGTKTVIPKEAHAKITCRLVADQDPQQVLDRIEAHLRAHVQPGATLHVKQIEKAFAFNTDPSDPVLQKAADAYEQVYGVRALFTKDGGSIPIVEKLSRVLGIPAVMMGFGLPDENLHAPNEHFNLENFDKGLLTIVQFLKSL; the protein is encoded by the coding sequence ATGAAGGAACAAACTTATTTTCAAGAAAATAGAGAGAAACACCTGGCGGAATTGAACGAATGGTTGTCCATTCCAAGTATTTCAGCCATTTCGGCACATAAAGAGGATATTAACCGTGCGGCACAATGGGCTGCAGATGCACTCACTCGTGCAGGTATGGAAAATGTAGAGGTTATTCCAACAGCGGGACATCCGATTGTATATGCAGATCACCTGCATGCACCCGGCAAACCAACCGCACTGATCTATGGACACTATGATGTTCAGCCTGTCGATCCGCTTAACCTGTGGGAAACACCTCCATTCGAACCTACCGTTCGTGATGGCAAACTGTTTGCACGTGGTGCTACGGATGATAAAGGACAAATCTTCATACATATCAAGGCGGTTGAAGCTCTGCTTGCCGAAAACAAGGAACTTCCTGTTAATGTGAAATTCTGCATCGAAGGTGAAGAGGAAATCTCCAGCCCGAACCTGCCGATCTACCTGAACGACAATACAGACAAGCTGCGTGCAGATATGGTACTAATCTCGGATACGTCCCTGCTCGAAAAAGGAAAACCGGCGATCTCTACGGGTCTGCGTGGTCTTTGCTCGCTCGAAGTGGATCTGAATACAGCCAACACGGACCTGCACTCCGGTTCATTTGGAGGCGGTGTACCGAACGCACTGCACGCACTCGTATCCCTGCTCGCTTCGCTGCATGATGAGCAAGGTCGCGTGAGCGTAGATGGTTTCTATGATGGCGTTCTGCCGCTCTCTCCTGAGATGAGAGAAGAGTTCGTGAAGCAAGGCTTCAATGAAGAACAGCTTCGTCAAGACCTCGGATTGGAGCAATTGTACGGGGAAGAAGGCTACTCGTTCGTAGAGCGTATTGGCGCACGTCCAACGCTGGAACTGAATGGCGTATGGGGCGGATTCCAAGGTGAAGGCACCAAAACGGTTATTCCGAAGGAAGCTCATGCCAAAATTACATGCCGCCTTGTTGCGGATCAAGATCCACAGCAGGTGCTGGACCGTATCGAAGCACATCTGCGCGCGCACGTTCAACCTGGCGCAACGCTGCATGTGAAACAGATCGAGAAAGCCTTTGCGTTCAATACTGATCCTTCCGATCCGGTACTGCAAAAAGCAGCTGATGCCTATGAGCAAGTGTACGGCGTTCGTGCCCTGTTTACGAAAGATGGCGGCTCCATTCCGATCGTGGAGAAACTTTCACGCGTGCTTGGTATTCCGGCTGTTATGATGGGCTTCGGTTTGCCAGATGAGAACCTGCATGCACCGAATGAGCATTTCAACCTGGAGAACTTTGATAAAGGGTTGTTGACGATTGTTCAGTTTTTAAAAAGTTTGTAA
- the nagA gene encoding N-acetylglucosamine-6-phosphate deacetylase produces the protein MNVEPMENQEQESEKTISLLRGKIVLPDGVMEDGVLVWTDGKILYAGAPEGLSEQIRREAVSVPVSKHGVIVPGFIDIHVHGGNGEDFMDASKDVMDKITSFHSTQGTTAMLATSMTAPKDSLDRVLAEVDSYRSGDMPYAQLEGVHLEGPFFSPKWPGAQNPDHIVLPNVSWLDAWEKQYPGLIRQVTLAPEREGALEVISWLREQRITAALGHTDATYEEVQLAVEAGLHHAVHTFNAMTPLHHRNPGAAGAVLSDSRISAEVIADGIHVHPAAMSILAQLKEQADQLVLITDAMSATGLDDGEYKIGDLPVIVTKGVARLKDGGALAGSTLTMIRGFRYLVQEVGLSLNAASRAASLTPARLLGIDHRTGSFAKGKQADVVLLNGDLKIEEVWVKGRRIGG, from the coding sequence ATGAACGTAGAACCTATGGAAAACCAGGAGCAAGAGAGTGAAAAAACCATTTCTCTTCTTCGAGGTAAAATCGTACTGCCCGATGGTGTAATGGAGGATGGTGTACTTGTCTGGACGGATGGGAAGATCCTTTATGCTGGCGCACCCGAGGGATTATCTGAACAGATTCGCCGTGAAGCCGTATCTGTACCTGTTTCCAAGCATGGCGTCATTGTGCCTGGATTTATAGATATCCACGTACATGGTGGCAATGGCGAAGACTTTATGGACGCGAGTAAGGATGTGATGGATAAAATCACTTCATTCCACAGCACACAGGGGACCACTGCCATGCTGGCAACGTCTATGACAGCGCCCAAAGATAGTCTGGACCGGGTATTGGCTGAAGTGGACAGCTACCGTTCCGGTGACATGCCTTATGCACAGCTGGAAGGTGTACATCTGGAGGGTCCTTTTTTCAGTCCGAAGTGGCCCGGCGCACAAAACCCGGATCATATTGTATTGCCTAATGTGTCCTGGCTGGACGCGTGGGAAAAACAATATCCCGGCCTGATTCGTCAAGTCACCCTGGCGCCGGAACGTGAGGGAGCGCTCGAAGTCATTTCATGGCTGCGCGAGCAGCGAATTACGGCAGCATTAGGACATACGGATGCGACCTATGAAGAAGTACAACTTGCGGTCGAAGCCGGGCTGCACCATGCCGTGCATACATTCAATGCGATGACACCGCTGCATCACCGCAATCCTGGAGCTGCCGGCGCAGTGCTTAGTGATTCCCGCATCAGTGCAGAAGTCATTGCAGACGGTATCCATGTGCATCCGGCGGCGATGTCTATTTTGGCTCAACTGAAAGAACAAGCAGATCAGCTTGTGTTAATCACAGACGCGATGTCTGCTACCGGGCTGGATGATGGTGAATACAAAATTGGCGATCTGCCTGTGATTGTTACGAAAGGTGTGGCACGTTTGAAAGACGGAGGCGCACTGGCAGGAAGCACGCTCACGATGATTCGTGGTTTCCGTTATCTGGTACAGGAAGTAGGCTTGAGTCTGAATGCAGCTTCACGCGCAGCCAGCCTGACGCCGGCACGTCTGCTCGGCATTGATCACCGCACGGGTTCCTTTGCTAAAGGCAAACAGGCGGACGTCGTTTTGCTGAATGGTGATTTGAAAATTGAGGAAGTGTGGGTGAAGGGAAGACGAATCGGCGGTTAA
- the nagB gene encoding glucosamine-6-phosphate deaminase, which translates to MNIRIFENEEDLNATGAGVIASLLQTKPRAVLGLATGSSPVGIYKQLIALYQKGLVSFAQASSFNLDEYVGLPVEHRESYRSFMNEQLFSHIDIDLARTQVPNGQASDLNEECVSYEQRIDDRGPVDLQLLGIGHNGHIGFNEPGTELTGRTHVVDLKEETRKANARFFKHIDEVPTQAITMGVGTILKAKQILLIARGEEKAEIIREAFMGPITTQCPASLLQCHPNVVVLLDRAAGRLVK; encoded by the coding sequence ATGAATATTCGTATTTTTGAAAATGAAGAAGATTTGAATGCAACGGGTGCAGGGGTGATTGCCAGTTTGCTACAGACAAAACCCCGGGCTGTACTGGGACTCGCGACTGGAAGTTCTCCTGTGGGTATCTATAAACAGCTTATTGCTTTGTATCAGAAAGGTCTGGTCAGCTTTGCGCAGGCCTCTTCCTTCAATCTGGATGAATATGTCGGTCTTCCTGTAGAACATCGCGAAAGCTACCGCAGCTTTATGAATGAGCAACTGTTTTCGCATATTGATATCGATCTCGCCAGAACCCAGGTGCCGAATGGACAGGCTTCGGATTTAAATGAGGAGTGTGTTTCCTATGAACAACGGATTGATGATCGTGGACCAGTAGATCTGCAATTGTTGGGTATCGGACATAATGGCCACATTGGCTTCAATGAACCCGGAACCGAACTCACAGGACGAACACATGTGGTGGATCTCAAAGAAGAGACAAGAAAAGCAAACGCACGCTTTTTTAAACATATTGATGAAGTTCCGACTCAGGCCATCACGATGGGTGTAGGTACGATTTTAAAAGCCAAACAAATCTTGCTGATCGCCCGTGGTGAGGAGAAAGCCGAAATTATTCGTGAAGCCTTTATGGGGCCGATTACAACACAATGTCCCGCTTCGCTACTGCAATGTCATCCCAATGTGGTGGTATTGCTGGACCGTGCTGCGGGGAGGTTGGTGAAATGA
- a CDS encoding MurR/RpiR family transcriptional regulator: MAAILHALQQELNELPSQERRIAEVILQSPSDIPGWTINHLAQQSGTSAATVTRFCKSFHFKGFPDFKMKLAAELSHSTNETAYQDIVAGNPLSKIVEAIEANHLASIADTTRLLDLGRLEHAVQLLCHARRIDLYGVATSSIVTQDFYQKLVRIGKSCTAFSDSHMQITSASSLGEGDVAMAVSYSGETPETIDALHCAKQAGASTISLTSYGNNKLAGVSDIPLFTSSLEEGMRRGDMASRIALLHVVDILFTGMVSADFDRFIPKLEQSYHNVQSYRVQHNGGA; this comes from the coding sequence ATGGCAGCCATACTACATGCGTTGCAGCAAGAGCTGAATGAACTTCCGTCTCAGGAACGACGAATCGCAGAGGTGATTTTACAGTCCCCATCTGATATTCCTGGCTGGACCATTAACCATCTTGCACAGCAAAGCGGAACAAGTGCGGCTACGGTAACCCGCTTTTGCAAATCATTCCATTTCAAAGGTTTTCCTGATTTCAAAATGAAGCTGGCCGCAGAATTGTCGCATTCCACCAATGAAACAGCATATCAGGATATCGTGGCAGGTAATCCTTTATCCAAAATTGTGGAAGCCATTGAAGCCAATCATCTTGCATCCATTGCGGACACTACCCGTTTGCTGGATCTAGGAAGGCTGGAGCATGCAGTTCAGTTACTATGTCATGCCCGTCGTATTGATCTCTACGGTGTCGCAACCTCTTCCATTGTTACGCAGGATTTCTACCAGAAACTTGTGCGGATCGGCAAAAGCTGTACTGCCTTCTCGGATTCACATATGCAAATTACGTCGGCTTCTTCACTGGGTGAGGGAGATGTGGCGATGGCGGTATCTTATTCGGGTGAAACACCGGAGACGATCGATGCCTTGCATTGTGCCAAACAGGCGGGAGCCTCTACCATTTCACTGACATCCTATGGAAATAACAAACTTGCGGGGGTGTCTGATATTCCGCTCTTTACGTCTTCGTTGGAAGAAGGCATGAGACGGGGGGATATGGCTTCACGTATTGCACTGCTGCATGTCGTCGATATTCTATTCACGGGCATGGTTAGTGCCGACTTTGACCGTTTTATCCCCAAATTGGAACAATCGTATCACAATGTACAGTCTTATCGAGTTCAACATAACGGAGGTGCCTAA
- a CDS encoding helix-turn-helix domain-containing protein, which produces MKGIDHKSKFLLTHREREVFELLVQDKTTRDIAGQLFISEKTVRNHISNVMQKLNVKGRSQAVVELIKLGELKI; this is translated from the coding sequence TTGAAGGGTATCGATCATAAAAGCAAATTTCTGTTGACCCACCGTGAACGCGAAGTATTCGAATTACTGGTTCAGGACAAAACGACGCGTGACATCGCAGGGCAGTTATTCATCAGCGAGAAAACGGTGCGCAACCATATTTCGAATGTGATGCAAAAACTCAATGTTAAGGGTCGTTCGCAAGCAGTTGTAGAGCTGATTAAGCTCGGAGAACTGAAGATCTGA
- a CDS encoding YhcN/YlaJ family sporulation lipoprotein → MPAAKKATAISLSLSTAIFVMAGLTGCGTSTKDNNLHTQSVRHEVKGINRYGVESNGMDGIRAKSYRTHNVTDLKSSDELAKRITEMKEVKSAHVMLTDRNAYVAVRLTDGHTGKLESKSLRNRANGTMRTESMGQDMGGLRVNGGNGTMSPYSTSGIAPGLNTNAATDRSHMGNDRSIYGTMGTGSYGMMRGLTNSGNGNARTMTEGHYGMKSETSRIDSTDDNTSEEIKSKISAKIKQFAPNVENVYVSANPEFVQHVESYATDIRNGKPVSGMINTFQSMVERIFPTNAMNTNHRDGVLDDGIMNRNNNDGMMNRMNR, encoded by the coding sequence ATGCCAGCAGCCAAAAAGGCGACAGCAATCAGCTTATCTTTGTCTACTGCAATCTTCGTAATGGCCGGATTGACGGGTTGTGGAACAAGTACAAAAGATAACAATCTGCACACCCAAAGTGTTCGTCATGAAGTGAAAGGCATTAACCGTTATGGTGTTGAATCCAATGGGATGGATGGCATTCGTGCGAAAAGTTATCGTACGCATAACGTCACCGACCTGAAATCAAGTGACGAGCTGGCTAAACGCATTACGGAAATGAAAGAAGTGAAGTCAGCACATGTCATGCTGACCGATCGTAACGCGTATGTTGCAGTCCGTTTGACAGATGGTCACACTGGCAAATTGGAAAGCAAATCTTTGCGTAACCGGGCAAATGGCACTATGCGTACAGAAAGCATGGGTCAGGATATGGGCGGTTTGCGTGTAAATGGTGGTAATGGAACCATGTCTCCATACAGCACCAGTGGCATTGCTCCGGGACTGAACACCAATGCAGCTACGGATCGCAGCCACATGGGCAATGATCGCAGTATCTATGGCACCATGGGTACTGGATCTTATGGCATGATGCGTGGTCTGACTAACAGTGGCAATGGCAATGCACGTACAATGACCGAAGGTCACTACGGGATGAAGAGTGAAACATCGCGTATTGACAGCACGGATGACAACACATCCGAAGAGATTAAATCCAAAATCTCGGCGAAAATCAAACAATTTGCACCTAACGTCGAGAACGTATATGTATCGGCTAACCCGGAATTTGTTCAACATGTGGAGAGCTATGCCACAGATATCCGTAACGGCAAACCGGTTAGCGGCATGATTAACACGTTCCAATCGATGGTTGAACGTATTTTCCCAACGAATGCGATGAACACAAATCACCGTGACGGCGTGCTTGATGATGGCATCATGAATCGTAACAACAACGATGGCATGATGAACCGCATGAATCGGTAA
- a CDS encoding DUF4340 domain-containing protein → MKKWVPTILVLLVLIIGWVYAASQNYFREEEAEKVKLLGIKSADIQSITIHDNNTDTSGASKPSSSQLELKNGVWSMVEPKAYPLNGYTVSSWLDALSGADQELVVEEEPKDLAKYGLGSDATLLDIQLKDNREIKLSIGGQLPADDARYVRVDSGPVVAVQTESISNIEKSRQDLLDTTPFNLDETNVTTLEWEGEAATWMLKSSSEEGAAEQTWKLNGEAVEATDAVSLIGKIKNLSTADDVRKASELKGTVPRFTLSVEQTVNGEAVTDVYRGLTIPSEPDQIWVVTPDGQWAYPMDAASLKEAEQFPNSIKKSESDATSSSSGEGADANSSSTSK, encoded by the coding sequence ATGAAAAAATGGGTCCCAACGATTCTAGTCTTATTGGTCTTGATTATCGGGTGGGTCTATGCGGCCAGTCAGAATTATTTTCGTGAAGAGGAAGCGGAGAAGGTCAAGTTACTTGGTATTAAGTCTGCCGATATACAGTCCATCACGATTCATGATAACAATACAGACACATCAGGTGCTTCAAAACCCTCATCTTCACAATTGGAACTGAAAAATGGCGTGTGGAGTATGGTGGAACCCAAGGCATATCCTCTGAATGGGTATACGGTTAGCAGCTGGCTTGATGCCTTAAGTGGTGCGGATCAGGAACTGGTTGTGGAGGAAGAGCCGAAGGATCTCGCCAAATATGGATTGGGTTCAGATGCAACGTTGCTGGATATCCAACTGAAGGATAACCGTGAGATCAAACTGAGCATCGGTGGTCAGCTGCCAGCAGATGACGCTCGTTATGTGCGAGTAGACTCTGGACCTGTCGTAGCAGTACAAACGGAATCCATAAGTAATATAGAAAAATCACGGCAGGATCTGCTGGATACAACTCCGTTTAATCTGGATGAAACCAATGTCACTACGCTGGAATGGGAAGGCGAAGCAGCCACCTGGATGCTCAAATCTTCCTCCGAGGAAGGTGCGGCAGAGCAGACGTGGAAGCTTAATGGTGAAGCGGTTGAAGCTACCGATGCTGTATCGCTGATTGGCAAAATTAAAAACCTGTCCACAGCTGACGATGTGCGCAAAGCCTCTGAACTGAAAGGCACCGTGCCACGCTTTACTTTATCTGTTGAGCAGACGGTTAATGGAGAAGCTGTTACGGATGTGTACCGGGGACTTACTATTCCATCAGAACCGGATCAGATCTGGGTAGTCACACCGGACGGTCAGTGGGCCTATCCGATGGATGCAGCTAGTCTGAAGGAAGCAGAGCAATTTCCGAATTCGATCAAAAAATCAGAATCAGATGCAACCTCTTCTTCGAGTGGAGAAGGTGCTGATGCGAATTCCTCATCCACATCCAAGTAA
- a CDS encoding GldG family protein, with amino-acid sequence MKKWLSHTNSTVLSVAVIGIFILLTLFLNSLGGFQLDLTSNKQYTLSDQSLTAIKNVKEDVNILVLTVENANNTVLNREVSDMVQEYTKRNSKLTMKQYNLTQEPTLASKYGITGSSIVLEQGDQHKVIDIASLFTAVGDGSDGSYQFTGEEKLTQALMNLSSTEMHKMVFLTGHEELGLDQLTTLRSSLEQNNITTEELQLNQAGQVPEDADVLAIIGPQRDISDTELKAIRTYLSNGGKLLLSLGFHEDMKLTWKNIDALMTDYGVVDEHAVMVDNQQASTMGPLWVVPEYGTHAITDKLSESKLYPMLSLSIALTSKEQDKYTLSPLIHSSDDSYGETNIAGLLQNETTNDPDQDVQGPVELGYAADTTDGKPKAVILGSSIFMQDSEIVNGGNRDFILNTVNYLSEKEDGLTIRPRVQSGYQTAYLDGKQARTIFFVAIVAFPLIFVMIGVLLWWRRRRV; translated from the coding sequence ATGAAAAAATGGTTGAGTCATACCAACAGTACCGTGCTGTCTGTAGCGGTGATTGGCATCTTTATTTTGCTGACCCTGTTTCTGAATTCGCTTGGCGGCTTCCAACTGGATCTGACCTCGAATAAACAATATACCTTGTCAGACCAGTCTCTTACCGCGATCAAAAATGTAAAAGAAGACGTCAACATTCTGGTATTAACCGTCGAAAATGCGAATAATACGGTCTTGAACCGCGAAGTATCGGATATGGTTCAAGAATATACGAAACGCAACAGCAAACTGACGATGAAGCAATACAATCTGACGCAGGAGCCTACACTGGCCTCCAAATATGGCATCACAGGCAGCTCCATTGTATTAGAGCAGGGCGATCAGCATAAAGTCATTGATATCGCCAGTCTATTCACGGCTGTCGGGGATGGAAGCGATGGATCGTACCAGTTCACAGGTGAGGAAAAGCTGACACAAGCCCTAATGAATCTGTCTTCCACGGAGATGCACAAGATGGTTTTCCTGACAGGACATGAAGAGCTCGGCCTGGATCAACTGACTACACTGCGCTCATCTCTGGAACAGAATAATATCACGACTGAAGAACTTCAGCTGAATCAGGCAGGTCAGGTTCCGGAAGATGCGGATGTACTCGCGATTATTGGACCACAGCGGGATATTAGTGATACAGAATTGAAGGCTATTCGGACTTATCTAAGTAACGGAGGAAAATTGCTGTTATCCCTCGGTTTTCATGAAGACATGAAGTTGACTTGGAAAAATATCGATGCACTCATGACGGATTATGGCGTGGTTGATGAGCATGCAGTCATGGTGGATAATCAGCAAGCCAGCACAATGGGCCCACTGTGGGTTGTGCCGGAGTATGGCACACATGCCATCACGGATAAACTATCAGAAAGCAAACTTTACCCGATGTTATCCTTGTCCATTGCCTTGACGAGCAAAGAGCAGGATAAATACACCTTGTCGCCGCTCATTCATTCATCGGATGACAGTTATGGCGAGACGAACATTGCAGGTTTATTGCAAAACGAAACAACCAACGATCCGGATCAGGATGTACAAGGTCCTGTTGAGCTTGGATATGCGGCGGATACAACAGATGGCAAACCGAAGGCTGTAATTCTGGGTTCATCTATTTTCATGCAGGACTCGGAAATAGTGAACGGTGGGAACCGAGATTTTATTCTGAATACCGTCAATTATTTAAGTGAAAAAGAAGATGGATTAACGATCCGGCCACGGGTGCAATCCGGTTATCAAACGGCGTACCTGGATGGTAAACAAGCCAGAACCATTTTCTTCGTGGCGATTGTCGCATTCCCGCTCATCTTTGTTATGATAGGTGTACTCTTATGGTGGAGGCGCAGACGCGTATGA
- a CDS encoding ABC transporter permease subunit: MRRMMAVCNKELQAYFLSPTSYFAFAVYVLMTSLLFYSSFVYYQPSIVDYRLVLGDTLSMLLFVVPLLTMRLVAEEFRQGTDELLLTSPARVTEIIFGKYLASLAILVVLILCSLVYPFIMSFFGELDLTSVWLSALGLFFLGGSMMAIGLFASTLSQHQMVSAVAGFIILLVLWMLDSFAGNSGSTLQQWLDPFALTNRFDSFTKGVLSGPDILYYVTLSGVFLLLSIQIVERKRWR; this comes from the coding sequence ATGAGACGAATGATGGCGGTTTGCAATAAAGAACTGCAGGCATACTTCCTGTCACCGACGTCGTATTTCGCTTTTGCCGTATATGTACTGATGACAAGTTTGCTGTTCTATTCCAGCTTTGTGTATTACCAGCCAAGCATTGTGGATTATCGCCTGGTGCTCGGAGACACGTTATCCATGCTGCTGTTTGTGGTGCCGTTGCTGACGATGCGACTGGTGGCAGAGGAATTCCGGCAGGGAACGGACGAACTGTTATTGACTTCACCTGCACGGGTGACCGAGATTATTTTCGGTAAATATTTGGCGTCACTCGCCATTCTTGTTGTACTTATCCTGTGCAGTCTCGTTTATCCGTTTATTATGTCCTTCTTTGGTGAATTAGATCTGACATCCGTATGGTTGTCTGCACTGGGTCTCTTTTTCCTGGGCGGAAGCATGATGGCGATTGGACTGTTTGCTTCCACGTTATCTCAGCACCAGATGGTGTCTGCGGTAGCCGGTTTTATTATTTTGCTCGTATTGTGGATGCTTGATTCATTTGCAGGCAATTCCGGATCTACGTTACAGCAATGGCTGGATCCATTTGCGCTGACGAACCGGTTTGACAGCTTCACGAAAGGTGTACTTAGTGGCCCAGATATATTGTATTACGTGACGCTCTCAGGTGTGTTTCTGCTATTAAGCATTCAAATTGTGGAACGGAAGCGGTGGAGGTGA
- a CDS encoding ABC transporter ATP-binding protein, with protein MNDVLEVKQVSKVFDGRRGVHQLDFTMERGEIVGFLGPNGAGKTTTMRMITGYLHPTAGSIAVDGISVHDQGRSVRSKIGYLPETPPLYPDMTVQSYLKFVANLRDVPTREVKLRISEMVSRLGLQGREKQLVRGLSKGYKQRLGLAGAIIHKPDLLVLDEPTSGLDPNQIMEIRDLIRELGENHTVLLSTHILPEVSALCNRMLIINQGQLVLDGSPQHFGSAMGDQFKVSIEVKATEQQLHNVLTPWEKVRSEVIQAADGQTSTGSTDTVKMLLTGESSEDYREELFYLLSGAGLPILEMKKENLSLEQIFLKLTTTETESEVKLATQENEADKVQLANQATEEEANLDTTSDLKQSTKSESASSDSHTGEGSK; from the coding sequence ATGAATGATGTGCTCGAAGTGAAACAGGTAAGCAAAGTATTTGATGGACGGCGCGGCGTGCATCAACTGGATTTCACAATGGAGCGCGGTGAGATTGTTGGATTTTTGGGACCGAATGGTGCCGGGAAAACTACAACGATGCGAATGATCACGGGCTATTTACATCCAACGGCAGGCTCCATTGCAGTGGATGGCATATCAGTGCACGATCAGGGCAGGAGCGTCCGTTCCAAGATCGGTTATCTGCCGGAGACACCTCCGCTTTATCCAGATATGACGGTACAGTCGTATCTGAAGTTCGTCGCTAATCTGAGGGATGTCCCGACACGTGAAGTGAAATTGCGAATCAGTGAGATGGTGAGTAGGCTGGGTCTTCAAGGTCGCGAAAAGCAATTGGTTCGCGGACTGTCCAAAGGGTACAAGCAGCGTCTGGGTCTGGCTGGAGCCATTATTCACAAACCGGATCTGCTCGTGCTGGATGAGCCGACTTCAGGACTCGATCCAAATCAGATTATGGAGATACGAGATCTGATCCGTGAACTGGGTGAGAATCATACAGTGCTGCTCAGTACACATATTTTGCCGGAAGTGAGCGCGCTGTGTAATCGCATGTTGATTATTAATCAGGGACAGCTCGTATTGGACGGTTCACCGCAGCATTTTGGCTCAGCGATGGGGGATCAGTTCAAGGTGTCCATTGAAGTGAAGGCAACAGAGCAGCAATTACATAATGTGCTGACACCATGGGAGAAGGTACGAAGTGAAGTCATTCAAGCAGCAGATGGACAGACCTCCACTGGTTCTACTGATACGGTCAAAATGCTGCTTACCGGTGAATCTTCCGAGGATTATCGAGAAGAACTGTTCTATCTTTTGTCTGGTGCAGGCTTGCCGATCCTGGAGATGAAGAAAGAAAATCTCAGTCTGGAACAGATTTTCCTGAAGCTGACCACAACGGAAACGGAATCCGAAGTGAAACTGGCAACGCAGGAAAATGAAGCTGATAAAGTGCAGCTCGCCAATCAGGCAACAGAAGAAGAGGCCAATTTGGACACCACTTCAGATCTGAAGCAATCGACTAAGTCCGAGAGCGCTTCATCTGATTCTCACACAGGGGAGGGTTCCAAATGA